A region of Deinococcus seoulensis DNA encodes the following proteins:
- a CDS encoding amino acid ABC transporter permease: MTAPATPRNQPLGPGAILLWLVGAAAAFLLLFYLITVILRQMPDPIGPRADLFVEGAQITLKLTVVSGLIGLIIGVVAGIQKTSTSWLVRAPANLFVWLIRGTPLLIQILFVYNALPPILKSIGLNVQLNEFWSAVIALALNVGAYNAEVIRAGILAIPRGQTEAARSLGLSGAQTMQTVVLPQALRLVVPPLVNNLVALLKDSSLASSIALLELTLAGQRVSSESFLPVPVLTTVGAVYLSLTTVMTFFTDQLERRVKIATR; the protein is encoded by the coding sequence TTGACCGCTCCTGCCACGCCCCGGAACCAGCCGCTCGGGCCGGGCGCGATCCTGCTGTGGCTGGTCGGCGCGGCCGCCGCGTTCCTGCTGCTGTTCTACCTGATCACGGTGATCCTGCGGCAGATGCCCGATCCGATCGGGCCGCGCGCCGACCTGTTCGTGGAGGGCGCGCAGATCACGCTGAAACTCACGGTCGTCAGTGGATTGATCGGCCTGATCATCGGTGTGGTGGCGGGCATTCAGAAGACCAGCACGTCATGGTTGGTTCGTGCGCCCGCCAACCTGTTCGTGTGGTTGATTCGCGGGACGCCCCTACTGATTCAGATTCTGTTCGTGTACAACGCCCTGCCGCCCATCCTGAAAAGTATCGGCCTGAACGTGCAACTGAACGAATTCTGGTCGGCCGTGATCGCGCTGGCCCTGAACGTCGGCGCGTACAACGCCGAGGTGATCCGCGCCGGGATTCTGGCCATTCCGCGCGGGCAGACCGAAGCGGCCCGCAGTCTGGGCCTGAGTGGCGCGCAGACCATGCAGACAGTCGTGCTGCCGCAGGCGCTGCGGCTGGTCGTGCCGCCCCTGGTGAACAACCTCGTGGCGCTGCTCAAGGACTCCTCGCTGGCGTCCAGCATCGCGCTGCTGGAACTCACGCTGGCCGGGCAGCGGGTCAGCAGCGAGAGCTTCCTGCCGGTGCCGGTCCTGACGACCGTCGGGGCCGTGTACCTGTCCCTGACGACCGTGATGACCTTCTTCACCGATCAGCTGGAACGCCGCGTGAAGATCGCCACCCGCTGA
- a CDS encoding AI-2E family transporter: MNAPRSIPPPPPDRPDWRAARDVPHLLRILWAQPPVRLIAYLLLLLAALRALMWGSQLLASVTVTVIAAYGLAFLANPLLAWLESRRVSRMVGVLLLLVVTIALTTLLVMTVSSQVTGLINGIPDLARNLKDITSSGLDRLDSVKGAEGIKDSLSKYIDEQTTNLTTNTGPLLERLVNAGPDVLGTLSSLLGWLGQLGFIVTLAMYFMLDYDRAGRSVLSVFPRRWQPTLLRLSDDVSSSFGGFLRGQLLLMLSTAVLATAGLMALNVPNAVALGLLSGLLSIVPYVGIVVAAAIPMLLAISQGALTVGLVAALYFIINQVQGNVLGPLIMGRTMRLSPAAILIALLVGLAVAGVPGAILAVPLTTLFKRWLKRYWMTTPAYRGGGSIDSGQ, encoded by the coding sequence GTGAACGCACCCCGCTCCATTCCCCCACCACCACCGGACCGTCCTGACTGGCGCGCCGCGCGCGACGTGCCGCACCTGCTGCGGATCCTGTGGGCGCAGCCGCCCGTGCGCCTGATCGCGTACCTGCTGCTGCTGCTGGCCGCGCTGCGGGCACTGATGTGGGGCTCACAACTGCTGGCCAGCGTGACCGTGACCGTCATCGCCGCGTACGGACTGGCGTTCCTGGCGAACCCGCTGCTGGCGTGGCTGGAAAGCCGCCGCGTGAGCCGCATGGTGGGCGTGCTGCTGCTGCTGGTCGTGACGATCGCCCTCACGACACTGCTGGTCATGACGGTCAGTTCGCAGGTGACCGGACTGATCAACGGCATCCCGGATCTCGCGCGGAACCTCAAAGACATCACCAGTTCAGGCCTGGACCGCCTGGACAGCGTCAAGGGCGCCGAGGGCATCAAGGACAGCCTCTCGAAGTACATCGACGAGCAGACCACCAACCTGACCACCAACACCGGCCCGCTGCTGGAGCGACTGGTGAACGCCGGGCCGGACGTGCTGGGCACCCTGAGCAGCCTGCTGGGCTGGCTGGGGCAACTGGGGTTCATCGTGACGCTCGCCATGTACTTCATGCTGGATTACGACCGGGCGGGCCGCAGCGTCCTGTCGGTCTTCCCGCGCCGCTGGCAACCCACGCTACTGCGCCTGTCGGACGACGTGAGCAGCAGCTTCGGCGGGTTCCTGCGCGGGCAACTGCTGCTGATGCTCAGCACCGCCGTCCTGGCCACGGCAGGCCTGATGGCACTGAACGTCCCGAACGCAGTGGCGCTGGGCCTGCTGAGCGGCCTGCTGAGCATCGTGCCGTACGTGGGCATCGTCGTGGCGGCGGCCATCCCCATGCTGCTGGCCATCTCGCAGGGTGCGCTGACGGTCGGGCTGGTCGCGGCGCTGTACTTCATCATCAATCAGGTGCAGGGGAACGTGCTGGGGCCACTGATCATGGGCCGCACCATGCGCCTGAGCCCGGCCGCCATCCTGATCGCGCTGCTGGTCGGACTGGCCGTCGCCGGGGTGCCCGGCGCGATCCTGGCCGTGCCACTGACCACGCTGTTCAAACGCTGGCTGAAACGCTACTGGATGACCACGCCCGCCTACCGGGGCGGCGGCAGCATCGACTCGGGGCAGTAA
- a CDS encoding ABC transporter substrate-binding protein codes for MKKALLTLTALALLATTAQARSWEDIKKSGTIKIATEGAFPPFNLLKGKELTGFEVDLANQLAKQLGLKVQWVTQPFDSLLIGLQQDRYDFVIASHGITPERAKAVDFSNPHYCTGGAIVSRVGGPKTAADLKGKTVAVQVGTTYLDNVRKVPGVKDVKTFPKDTDAQAALMAGRVDAWVGDKFTGLDLVKAQKGKLVAGSLLFNESIGMAVKKGNAGLLKELNAALAKSQSDGTYAKLSGQYFGTDVRCRN; via the coding sequence ATGAAAAAAGCACTGCTGACCCTGACCGCCCTGGCCCTGCTCGCCACGACCGCACAGGCCCGCTCCTGGGAAGACATCAAGAAATCCGGCACCATCAAGATCGCCACCGAGGGCGCCTTCCCGCCCTTCAACCTCCTGAAAGGCAAGGAACTGACCGGCTTCGAGGTTGACCTCGCCAACCAGCTCGCCAAGCAGCTGGGCCTGAAAGTCCAGTGGGTCACGCAGCCCTTCGACAGCCTGCTGATCGGGTTGCAGCAGGACCGCTACGACTTCGTGATCGCCAGCCACGGCATCACGCCCGAACGGGCCAAGGCCGTGGACTTCAGCAACCCGCACTACTGCACGGGCGGCGCGATCGTCAGCCGCGTCGGTGGCCCCAAGACGGCCGCCGACCTGAAAGGCAAGACCGTGGCCGTGCAGGTCGGCACCACCTACCTGGACAACGTGCGCAAGGTCCCCGGCGTGAAGGACGTCAAGACCTTCCCCAAGGACACTGACGCGCAGGCCGCGCTGATGGCGGGCCGCGTGGACGCCTGGGTCGGCGACAAGTTCACGGGCCTGGACCTCGTGAAAGCCCAGAAGGGCAAACTGGTCGCCGGGAGCCTGCTGTTCAACGAGAGCATCGGCATGGCCGTCAAGAAAGGCAACGCGGGCCTGCTGAAAGAACTGAACGCCGCGCTCGCCAAGAGCCAGAGCGACGGCACGTACGCCAAACTGAGCGGCCAGTACTTCGGCACGGACGTCCGCTGCCGCAACTGA